Proteins encoded within one genomic window of Pieris rapae chromosome 1, ilPieRapa1.1, whole genome shotgun sequence:
- the LOC110993071 gene encoding endocuticle structural glycoprotein ABD-5 has product MQKFVLVALALVAAAAAAPQQAVPEPIYILKHDAIVNPDGYNFEFETSDGTQRQESGTLRQISEDVKALAVQGSYKYAAPDGLIYTVTYVADEHGFQPQERVEHPGQ; this is encoded by the exons ATGCAAAAATTC GTGTTGGTAGCCCTTGCTCTAGTCGCCGCGGCGGCCGCTGCGCCCCAGCAAGCTGTTCCAGAACCAATCTACATACTCAAACACGACGCCATTGTCAACCCAGACGGATACAACTTTGA gTTTGAGACAAGCGATGGCACCCAGCGTCAAGAAAGCGGTACACTGAGGCAAATCTCTGAAGATGTCAAGGCGCTGGCAGTGCAAGGCAGCTACAAATACGCCGCCCCCGACGGTCTCATTTACACCGTGACGTACGTGGCCGACGAACACGGCTTCCAGCCCCAGGAACGCGTCGAACACCCCGGACAATAA
- the LOC110993076 gene encoding uncharacterized protein LOC110993076, giving the protein MFYYNIFFVVFVLSVHSARISKDTIGFPESEENVNLVNRENRHPIYLPSVCGDNELYYPGDQKDDWICDCRPGYLYYPEKNSCWPAFRRGPCSSDKHLILRLNSVIPICVTNPCKDGFVMWKGTCERLGSIRPCSNEFPPSVLWINATTITVECVALNFDSRTACKASSVLP; this is encoded by the exons atgttttattacaatatattttttgtagtatttGTGCTTAGTGTGCATTCAGCGAGAATATCAAAAGATACaatcggttttccggaatctGAAGAAAATGTCAATTTAGTAAATAGAGAg aatCGTCATCCAATTTATTTGCCATCAGTTTGCGGTGATAACGAACTTTATTATCCCGGTGATCAAAAGGACGACTGGATATGCGATTGTAGGCCTG GCTACTTATACTATCCAGAAAAGAACTCTTGCTGGCCGGCATTTAGACGTGGTCCATGCTCAAGCGATAAACACCTAATTCTACGCCTCAACTCCGTGATACCAATCTGTGTCACCAATCCCTGCAAAGATGGATTTGTGATGTGGAAGGGCACATGCGAACGCCTGGGTTCGATACGGCCCTGCTCAAACGAGTTTCCTCCCTCTGTTCTATGGATCAATGCTACAACAATCACTGTTGAATGTGTAGCTCTCAATTTTGACTCCAG AACCGCGTGCAAGGCGTCTAGTGTGTTGCCATGA